Within Ralstonia pickettii DTP0602, the genomic segment TACCGCCCGGTGCCGCAATCACGCTGGCGTCGAGCACTTTCGCCTTCACCATCTGCTTTGCCGTCTGGATGCTGTTCGCCGTCCTCGGTATTCCGCTCAAGCAGGAACTCGGCCTCAACGACACCGAATTCGGGCTGCTGGCGGCAACCCCCGTGCTGAGCGGCTCGCTGATCCGCGTGCCGCTTGGCATCTGGACCGACCGCTACGGCGGCCGTATCGTCTTCTTCGTGCTGATGCTGGCCACGGTGATCCCGATCTGGCTGATCTCGTACGCGCACAGCCTGTGGCAGCTGCTGGTGCTGGGCCTGTTCGTCGGGCTGGCCGGCGGTTCGTTCTCGGTCGGCACGCCCTATGTGGCGCGCTGGTTCCCGCGCTCGCGCCAGGGCCTGGCGATGGGCATCTTCGGCGCCGGCAACTCGGGCGCGGCGCTGACCAAGTTCGTCGCGCCGGCGATGATCCTGGCCGCCGGCACCTGGGCCGCGGTGCCGCGCGTGTACTCGGTGGCGATGCTCATCACCGCCGTGCTGTTCTGGGTGTTCTCGCGCAGCAATCCGGCCCACCTGGTGAAGTCCAGCGTCGGCTGGCGCGAGCAGCTCGCCGTGATGCGCGACCCGCGCGTATGGCGCTACTCGCAGTACTACTCGGTGGTCTTCGGCGGCTATGTCGGCCTGTCGTTGTGGATGACCAAGTACTACATCGGCGAATACGGCTTCGACATCAAGACCGCCGCCTTCCTGGCCGCGTGCTTCTCGCTGCCCGGCGGCGTGCTGCGCGCCATCGGCGGCTGGATCTCCGACCGCTACGGCGCACACCGCACCACCTGGTGGGTGATGTGGGTGAGCTGGGTCGGCTTCTTCCTGCTGAGCTATCCGCAGACGGATTTCATCATCCAGACCATCAGCGGCCCGCAGGCCTTCCGCATCGCGCTGACGCCCACCGTCTTCACCTTCCTGCTGTTCGTGGTCGGCATCGCCTTCGCCATCGGCAAGGCCTCGGTCTTCAAGTTCATCTCCAACGACTTCACGCACAACATCGGCGCGGTCTCGGGCGTGGTCGGCCTGGCCGGCGGGCTGGGCGGCTTCGTGCTGCCGATCCTGTTCGGCATGCTGGCCGACCTGACCGGCGTGCGCAGCAGCTGCTTCATGCTGATGTACGGCACCGTATGCGTGAGCCTGGTGTGGATGCACTACAGCCAGCGCGGCGAGCGCCGGCGCAAAGAACAGGCCGTCGGCCTCACCCAGGCCGCCTGACGGCCCCTGTCACGCAAACAACCAAGGCACACTGTCATGTCATCTTCCGTACTCACCCGCTGGGAGCCAGAGAACAAGGCCTTCTGGCAAAGCCAGGGCGAACGCATCGCCTACCGCAACCTGTGGATCTCGATCCCGGCGCTGATGCTGGCCTTCGTGGTCTGGATGCTGTGGAGCGTGGTGGCGGTCAACCTCGACCGCGCCGGCTTCCAGTTCACCAAGAACCAGCTGTTCTGGCTGACCGCGCTGCCGGCGCTGTCCGGCGCCACGCTGCGCATCTTCTATTCCTTCCTGGTGCCGGTCTTCGGCGGGCGCCGCTTCACCGCGATCTCCACCGCGCTGCTGCTGATCCCGGCGCTGGGCATGGGCTTCGCGCTGCACGACCCGTCCAGCGGCTATCCGACGCTGCTGGTGCTGGCGCTGCTGTGCGGGCTGGGCGGGGCCAACTTCAGTTCGTCGATGGCCAATATCAGCTTCTTCTTCCCCAAGGCGAAGAAGGGGCTGGCCACGGGCCTGAATGCTGGCATTGGCAACCTGGGCGTGTCGGTGGTGCAGTTCGTCACGCCGCTGGTGGTGTCCGTGGCGGTGTTCGGCGCGCTCGGCGGCGAGCCCCAGCAGTACCAGGCCAACGGCGCCACGCAAGACCTGTGGCTGCAGAACGCCGGCTTTATCTGGGTGCCGTTCATCATCGTCTCGGCGCTGGCGGCGTGGTTCGGCATGCATGACATCGCGGATGCGAAGGCATCGTTTGCCGAGCAGGCCGTGATCTTCAAGCGCAAGCACAACTGGCTGATGTGCTGGCTGTACGTGGGCACCTTTGGCTCGTTCATCGGCTTCTCGGCGGGGCTGGCGCTACTGACCAAGTCGCAGTTCCCGGGCGTGAACCCGACCGCCTATGCCTTCCTGGGGCCGCTGGTGGGTGCGCTGACGCGGCCGGTAGGTGGCTGGATCTCCGACAAGCTCGGCGGTGCGCGCGTCACGCTGTGGACCTTCGTCGGCATGATCGCGGCAGTGTTCGCGGTGCTGGCGGCGCTGCCGCATGACGGCGCCGGCGGCAACTTCACCTTTTTCCTGGCCGCCTTTATCGCGTTGTTCGCGCTGACCGGCATCGGCAATGGCTCGACCTTCCGCATGATCCCGGTGATCTTCCTGACGGAGCGCCAGCGCGCTGCCGCAGGCAAGGGCGATGCCGCGCAGCGGCAGGCGCTGCAGGAGGCCGGCAAGGAATCCGCGGCGGTGCTGGGCTTCTCCGGCGCGATCGGCGCGTACGGCGGCTTCTTCATCCCCAAGAGCTTCGGCACCTCGCTGGAGCTGACCGGCGCACCGGATGCCGCGCTGTACTGCTTTATCGCCTTCTATGTCAGCTGCATGCTGGTGACGTGGTGGCACTACGCGCGCCGCAACGCCCCCATGCCCTGCTGACCGTCTTGCCGGCCGGACTAGTTCTGTCGAACTAGTCCCGCGCGCGGCACCTAGCCCGATCGCCATGCGGCGGCTGTTCCACCAGCGAATTGGCTGCCGCCCTCCTCCCCCATAAGCTGAGGGTGTCCCTGCAAGCGCTCCCGCAACAGCCGGAGCGCCCGCAGAAAAGCACTCGCGGAGAACAAAGCAATGAGTCATTTCCTGGATCGACTGAAGTTCATGTCGCGCGTCAAGTCCACCTATGCGGACGGCCACGGCGCGGTGGTGAACGAAGACCGCAAGTGGGAAGACGGCTATCGCAGCCGCTGGCAGCACGACAAGATCGTGCGCTCGACCCACGGCGTGAACTGCACCGGCTCCTGCTCCTGGAAGGTCTACGTGAAGAACGGCCTGATCACGTGGGAAACCCAGCAGACCGACTATCCGCGCACGCGTCCGGACCTGCCCAACCATGAGCCGCGCGGCTGCCCGCGCGGCGCCTCGTACAGCTGGTACGTCTACTCCGCGCAACGCGTCAAGTACCCGATGATCCGCGGCCGGCTGATGGAGATGTGGCGCGAGGCCCGCAAGACCATGGACGCGATCGCCGCCTGGGAATCGATCAGCCAGGATCCGAAGAAGGCCGCGCGCTACAAGAGCGTGCGCGGCCAGGGCGGCTTTGTGCGCGCCGACTGGAACACGGCCACCGAGATCATCGCCGCGGCCAATGCCTTTACCGTGAAGAAGTTCGGCCCGGACCGCGTGATCGGCTTCTCGCCGATCCCGGCCATGTCGATGGTGTCGTATGCCGCGGGCGCGCGCTACCTGAGCCTGCTGGGCGGCGCCTGCCTGTCCTTCTACGACTGGTACTGCGACCTGCCGCCGGCCAGCCCGCAGGTCTGGGGCGAACAGACCGACGTGCCGGAATCGGCCGACTGGTACAACTCCACCTACCTGATGGTGTGGGGCTCGAACGTGCCGCAGACCCGCACGCCCGACGCGCACTTCTACACCGAGGTCCGCTACAAGGGCACCAAGACCGTGGCGGTGTCGTCCGACTTCGGCGAGATGGTCAAGTTCGGCGACATCTGGCTGGCGCCGAAGCAAGGCACCGACGCCGCGCTGGCGATGGCCATGGGCCACGTGGTGCTGAAGGAATTCCACGCCAGCGGCAGGTCCGCCTACTTCCGCGACTACGTGAAGCAGTACACCGACATGCCAATGCTGGTGCTGCTGCGTGACAACCAGGGCACGCTGGTGCCCGACCACTTCCTGCGCGCCTCGCACCTGGCCGATAACCTCGGCGAAGCCAACCATCCCGAGTGGAAGACCCTGCTGGTCGACGACGCCACCGGCGAGATCGTCGCGCCCAATGGCTCGATCGGCTTCCGTTGGGGCGAAGGCGCACACAACGGCGGCGAGAAGGTCGGTCGCTGGAACCTGGAGATGAAGGACGGCGGCAGCGGCCGCGCGGTCGAGCCGCGCCTGTCGCTGCTCGGCAAGGAAGACGAGGTGGTAGAAGTGGGCTTCCCCTATTTCGGCGGCGAACACGACGAACTCCTGCGCCGCCGCGTGCCGGCCCGCCGGCTGACGCTGGCTGACGGCAGCACCGCGCTGGTGGCCACCGTGTACGACCTGCAGATGGCCAACTACGGCGTGGATCAGGGACTCGGCGGCCCGAACGTTGCCGCTTCGTACGACGATGACGTGCCCTACACCCCCGCCTGGCAGGAAAAGCACACCTCCGTCCCGGCCCGGCTGGTGACGCAGGTAGCGCGCGAATTCGCTGACAACGCCGACCGCACGCAGGGCAAGAGCATGGTCATCGTCGGTGCCGCGCTCAACCACTGGTACCACAACGACATGATCTACCGCGGCATCATCAACCTGCTGATGATGTGCGGCTGCATCGGCAAGAGCGGCGGCGGCTGGGCCCACTACGTCGGCCAGGAGAAGCTGCGCCCGCAGTTCGGCTGGGCCCCGCTGGCCTTCGGCCTGGACTGGTCGCGCCCACCGCGCCAGATGAACGGCACTTCGTTCTTCTACAACCATACCAGCCAGTGGCGCCACGAGAAGCTGGGCGTCGACGAGATCCTGTCGCCGACCGCCGACCGCAAGCGCTACGACGGCCTTTCGCTGCTGGACCTGAACGCGCGCTCGGAACGCATGGGCTGGCTGCCGTCGGCGCCGCAGCTCGGCACCAACCCGCTCGACGTGGTCGATGCGGCCGAGCGCGCCGGGCAGGACCCGGTCGCCTACACGGTCGAGCAACTGAAGTCCGGCAAGCTGCAGTTCGCCTGCGACGATCCCGACAACCCGGCCAACTTCCCGCGCAATATGTTCGTGTGGCGCTCCAACATCCTGGGCAGCTCGGGCAAGGGGCATGAGTACTTCCTGAAGTACCTGCTGGGCACGCAGAACGCCGTGTTCGGCGACGAGGATGATGCGATCAAGCCGAGCGAAGTCAACGTGCGCCCGGCCGCCGAAGGCAAGCTGGACCTGCTGACCGTGCTGGATTTCCGCATGAGCACCACCTGCCTGTACGGCGACATCGTGCTGCCCACCGCCACCTGGTACGAGAAGGACGACCTCAATACGTCCGACATGCACCCCTTTATCCACCCCCTGTCCGAAGCGGTGCAGCCTCTGTGGGAAAGCAAGACCGACTGGGAGATCTACAAGGCCATCGCCAAGAAATTCAGCGAGATCGCCGGGCCCTACCTCGGCACGCGCAAGGACCTGGTTTGCACGCCGCTGCTGCACGACACCCCGGGCGAGCTCGGCCAGCCGTTCGAGCCGAAGGACTGGAAGGCCGGCGAGTGCGACCTGATCCCCGGCAAGACCGCGCCGTCGATGACCGTGGTGGAGCGCAACTACGCGGACATCTACAAGAAGTTCACCTCGATCGGGCCGCTGCTGGACAAGCTCGGCAACGGCGGCAAGGGCATCAACTGGAACACGCAGCATGAAGTCAAGGAGATCGGCCAGCTCAGCCATACCGTGAAGGAGCCCGGCGTCAGCCAGGGCCGCCCGCGGCTGGAAAGCGCGATCGACGCCGCCGAGATGATCCTGACCTTCGCGCCCGAGACCAACGGCCATGTCGCCGTCAAGGCATGGGAAGCGCTGTCGAAGATCACCGGCCGCGACCACACCCACCTGGCCGAGGGCCGCGAGCACGACAAGATCCGCTTCCGCGACGTGCAGGCGCAGCCGCGCAAGATCATCTCCGCGCCGACCTGGTCGGGCCTGGAATCGGAAGAGGTCAGCTACAACGCCGGCTACACCAACGTGCATGAGCTGATCCCCTGGCGCACCCTGACCGGCCGCCAGCAGTTCTGGCAGGACCACCGCTGGATGCTGGACTTTGGCGAAGGCGCGTGCGTGTACAAGCCGGCCATCGACACCAAGACCGTGGCGCCGATGCTGGGCAAGAAGCCCAACGGCAACCCGGAGCTGGTGCTGAACTGGATCACGCCACACCAGAAGTGGGGCATCCACTCCACCTACTCGGACAACCTGCGCATGCTGACGCTGTCGCGCGGCGGCCCGCACGTGTGGATCTCGGAGGTCGAGGCCAAGGCCAACGGCATCCGCGACAACGACTGGGTCGAGGTGTTCAACGTCAACGGCACGCTGACGGCGCGCGTAGTGGTGTCGCAGCGCGTGCCCAAAGGCATGTGCCTGATGTACCACGCCCAGGAAAAGATCGTGAACGTGCCCGGCGCCGAGATGAGCGGCATGCGCGGCGGCATCCATAACTCGGTCACGCGCGCCGTGACCAAGCCCACCCACATGATCGGCGGCTACGCGCAGTTGGCCTACGGCTTCAACTACTACGGCACCGTGGGCAGCAACCGCGACGAGTTCGTGATCCTGCGCAAGATGAAGAAGGTCGACTGGCTGGAAGGCCCGCTGGTGGAATCGAACAAGGAAGGAGCAACGCAATGAAGATCCGCGCCCAGGTAGCCATGGTGCTGAACCTCGACAAGTGCATCGGCTGCCATACCTGCTCTGTGACCTGCAAGAACGTCTGGACCAGCCGCGACGGCGTCGAGTACGCCTGGTTCAACAACGTCGAGACCAAGCCCGGCATCGGCTACCCCAAGGAATGGGAGAACCAGGACAAGTGGCAGGGCGGCTGGAAGCGCAACGCCGACGGCACGCTGGAGCCGCGCCAGGGCGGCAAGCTGAAGATTCTGGCGAACCTGTTCGCCAACCCCAACCTGCCGCAGATCGACGAGTACTACGAGCCCTTCACCTACGACTACGAGCACCTGCAGAAGGCGCCGCTGGTGCAGACCCCGCCCACCGCGCGCCCGGTGTCCGTCCTGACCGGCCGCAAGATGGAGAAGATCGAGTGGGGCCCGAACTGGGAAGACGATCTCGGCGGCGAGTTCAGCTCGCGCGGCCGCGACAAGCTCTTCGACGACGTGCAGAAGGAGATGTACTCGACCTTCGAGAACACCTTCATGATGTACCTGCCGCGCCTGTGCGAGCACTGCCTGAACCCGGCCTGCGTGGCCTCGTGCCCGTCGGGCTCAATCTACAAGCGCGAAGACGACGGCATCGTGCTGGTCGACCAGGACAAGTGCCGCGGCTGGCGCATGTGCATCTCGGGCTGCCCCTACAAGAAGATCTACTTCAACTGGCAGAGCGGCAAGGCCGAGAAATGCCTGTTCTGCTATCCGCGCATCGAGGCCGGCCAGCCCACGGTCTGCTCCGAGACCTGCGTCGGCCGCATCCGCTACCTCGGCGTGATGCTGTACGACGCCGACCGCATCGAGCAGGCGGCATCGGTGGCCGATGAGCGCGACCTGTACCAGTCGCAGCTCGACGTCTTCCTCGATCCGCACGACCCGGCGGTGCAGGCCGAGGCGCTGCGCCAGGGCATCCCGCAAACTTGGCTGGACGCCGCGCGCAAGTCGCCGGTTTACAAGATGGCATGCGAGTGGAAGATCGCCTTCCCGCTGCACCCGGAGTACCGCACCCTGCCGATGGTCTGGTACGTCCCGCCGCTGTCGCCGATCCAGTCCGCGGCCGAGGCCGGCCACATGGGCATGAACGGCGTGATCCCTGACGTGAAGAGCCTGCGCATCCCGGTCAAGTACCTGGCCAACCTGCTGACCGCCGGGGAGGTGATGCCGGTGCTGTCCGCGCTGGACCGCATGCTGGCCATGCGCGCCTACAAGCGCTCGCAGGTGGTCGACGGCGTGCAGGACCTGGCCGTGCTGGAGCAGGTGGGCCTGACGCCCGCGCAGGTCGAGGACATGTACCAGACCATGGCCATCGCCAACTACGAGGATCGCTTCGTGATCCCGTCCTCGCACAAGGAGATGGTCGAGGACAGCTTCAACGACAAGGCCAGCTGCGGCTTCACCTTCGGCAACGGCTGCTCGGGCGGCACCTCGGACGGCTCGCTGTTCGGCAAGAAGCCGCAAGGCAGCGTCCACTTTGTCGACATGCCCAAGTCGCGCAAAAAAGCCGTGATGAGCTGAGCGCGTGCCCGCATCCACGAATCGCCCGGAGTAGAACATGCCCCTCTATCCCATCCTCAGCGCCCTGCTCGGCTATCCCGAGCAGGAACTGCTGGACGCCCTGCCCGAGATCGACGCCGCGCTGGCCGAATGGCCGCAGGCGCGCGAGCTGCTGGCCCCCGTGACCGGCCTGCTGCGCAGCGAGTCGCTGATCGCGCTGCAGGAAAACTACGTCGCCACCTTCGACCGCAACCCGGCGCACTCGCTGCACCTGTTCGAGCACGTGCACGGCGAAAGCCGCGACCGTGGCCAGGCCATGGTCGACCTGATCGAAGAGTACCGGCGCGACGGCTTTGAACCTGCCGCGTCGGAACTGCCCGACTACGTGCCGCTGTTCCTGGAGTTCCTCGGCGCGCTGGTGGCCGACGACAAGGAAGCGCGCGCCGAGCACTTGCTGGGCGACGCGATCCACGTGCTGGCCGCGATCGGCGACCGCCTGGCGCGCAATGAAAGCCCGTACGCCGGCGTGTTCGCGGTGCTGCGCACGCTGACCGACGTGCAGCCGCAACCGCAGCAGGAGCCGCCGGTGCGCGACATGGACGAGGCCCTGGAGACCTTCGGGCCGGGGGCCGACGGCGTGGAACCGCTGCTGGCGCCGCAGGGCGGGCCGCAGGCGGTGCGCTTCTATCCGCGAGGCACGGCACCGGTGCCGGTGCCAGCGGCTTGCTGAAATGCTTACACGAACCGACTGTTTGCGCCCCTCTCCCCTGAGGGGAGAGGGAACACAGTTGGCTGACATAAACGCCGAAGCAAGCCCACAGCCCCATCCACCCCGCGCCAGCAAAGGCAACTTACTGAGCTAACACCATGGCAACGCTCCACCAATTCCTCTACGGCATCTACCCGTACATCGCTGCCGCCATCTTCCTGTTCGGCAGCCTGGCCCGCTTCGAGCGCGAGCAATACACGTGGAAGACCGACAGCTCGCAGGTGCTGTATCGCGGCAACCTGCGCACGGGCAACATCCTGTTCCACTTCGGCATCCTCGGCCTGTTCTTCGGCCACCTGGTCGGCCTGCTGACGCCGGTGGCGGTGTGGGATGCGCTGGGTGTCTCGCACGGATTCAAGCAGGGCGTGGCAATGGCCGCCGGCGGCGTGATGGGCACCATGTGCCTGGCCGGCCTGCTGATCCTGCTGCACCGCCGCCTGAGCAATGCGCGCGTATCGGCCGTCACCCGCACCGGCGACAAGGTGCTGCTGCTGTGGCTGCTGGTGACGCTGCTGCTGGGCCTGTCCACCATCTTCGAATCCGCCGGCCATATGGATGGCCACATGATGGTGCAGCTGATGACCTGGGCGCAGCACATCGTCACGCTGCGCGGCGACGCGGCCAGCCATATCGCCGATGCGCCCCTGCTGTTCAAGGCGCACCTGTTCATGGGCATCACGCTGTTCGCGATCTTCCCGTTCACGCGGCTGGTGCACGTGTGGAGCGGCTTCGCCTCGGTCGGCTACCTCGGCCGTGCCTGGCAACTCGTGCGTAGCCGCTGAGCGCCGCAACCCGACAAGGAGAACAGCATGCCTGTCACCGTCAACGGCGTGGAACTGCGCGACGCCGATATCGAATGCGAGCTGGACCACCATCACGATGCGGTCAACCCGGCGCGGCTGGCCACCATCTCGGCCATCCTGCGCCAACTGGTGCGCACCGAAGCCGACCGCATCGGCCTCGCCGCCGAAGGATTGGACGACGACACCCTGGCACAGGCGCTGCTGGAACGCGAGGCCGGCATCCCCGAGCCCGACGAAGCCAGCTGCCGCCGCCACTACGACAGCCGCCCCGAGCGCTTTCGCGACGGCGAATGGGTCGAAGCCGACCATATCCTGTTCCAGGTCACGCCGCGCGTACCGCTGGACGCGCTGCGCGAGATCGCCGCGCAGACCCTGGCGCTCGTGCGCGGCGATCCCTCGACCTTTGCCGAGCATGCCCGGGCGCTGTCCAACTGCCCCAGCGGCGCCAACGGCGGCCGCCTGGGCCGCGTATTCCGCGGCGAGACTGCACCGGAGTTCGAGCGCGCGCTGTTCGCGGCGCAGCAGGACGGCGTGCTGCCGCAACTGGTCGAAACCCGGTTCGGCCTGCATATCGTGCGCATCCTCGAGCGCTGCCCCGGCACGCGCCTGCCCTTCGACGCGGTGCGCGGCGATATCGCCCGCGCCCTCGCAGCCGCCGCGCGCGACCGCGCCTGGAAGCAGTACGCGAGCTTGCTGATCGGCCGCGCGCGGATCGAAGGCATCGAACTGGAAGGTGCCGACAGCCCGCTGGTGCAGTAGCCACCGTTCTCTTACCAACGCCACCGGAAACCGCCATGCATCAGATCGAACATCTGCTCAAAGGCTTCGAGCGGTTCCAGCAACGCTACTTCGACGACGAACCGCGGCTGTTCGACAGCCTGCGCTCCGGCCAGCAGCCGCCGACGCTGCTGATCGGCTGCTGCGATTCGCGGGTCGACCCGGCCCTGCTGCTCGGCTGCGACCCGGGCGAGCTCTTCACCGTGCGCAATATCGGCAACCTGGTGCCGCCCTGCACCGGCCGCCATGAAGGCAGCCTGCACGGCGTCTCCGCCGCGATCCAGTTCGCCGTACAGCAATTGCGCGTGGCACGCATCATCGTGATGGGCCACGGCGGCTGCGGCGGCATCCGCGCCTTGCTGGCGCAGCCGTGCGACGCGGGCGATCATCCGCCCGACGAAGATGAAGAAGCCGACTACCTCGGCGCCTGGGTGCGCATCGCCGCGCCGGCGCGCCGGCAGGTTGAACAGACGCTCGCGCACGCCAGCCCGGCGCAGCGCCAGCGCGCCTGCGAGCAGGCGGCGATCCTGGTATCGCTGCGCAACCTGCAGACCTTTCCGTTCGTGCGGCGCGCGCTCAGTGCGGGCGACCTGACGCTGCACGGCTGGTACTTCGACTTGCAGGCCGGTGCGCTGCTTGCCTACTCACAGCGCGCCGACGCGTTCCTGCCGCTGGTATGCCCGCTGCCGGCCCAATCAGAATCCTGACATCATGAGTCCTTTTATCCTTGGCATCACCGGCACGTCCGGCAGCGGCAAGACCACGTTGATTACTGCATTGCTGCCCTGGTTTCGTGCCCGCGGCCTGACCGTCAACGTGGTCAAGCACAGCCATCACCCGCTGGAACTGGAGCCGCCCGGCAAGGACAGCGCACGCTTTCGCGCCGCCGGCGCGGCGGAGGTGATGGTGGCTTCGCCGTATCGCTATGCCATCGTGCGCGAACTGGTGGATGAAGCTGAGCCGACGCTGGCCGAGCAGGTGGCGCGACTGCGGGGTGCTGATATCACACTGGTAGAGGGCTTTCGGCGCGAGGCAATTCCGCGGATCGAGGTCTATCGGCCGGCGCATGGTCGTGCGCCCTACTATCCTGGTGATCCTTCCATTGTTGCGTTGGCTACTGATGCGCGGATGGATACGATGTTGCCATGCCTACGGCTGGATGATGTGGCGCAGGTGGGGGCGTTCATTCTCGCGATGAAGGATCAAGGGGCCGACGCTCGACCGCCCGCGTTGCTGGTGACATGTTGTCGCTGTTGAACCGTTCGGTTCCGCGCTCCCCGCGTTGCTGGTGACATGTTGTCGCTGTTGAACAGCTCGGTTTCGCCCTCCCCGCGTTGCTGGTGACATGTTGTCGCTGTTGAACCGCTCGGTTCCGCCATCCCGGGCCTGTACGGGATTTTGTGTGTAGGGCATAACATGTCGAGAAGGAGCATGTATGCCACGCAAACCAAAAGCCACACCCCGGGACCTTCCGAGCATCCCCAAGGAGCTAATTGATCAGCTCGTCAAAGGTCCGATGACTGCTGAGGCGGTGCAGGATGCCGCCATGGCGTTCAAGAAGGCCCTGATCGAGCGGGCGATGGGCGCGGAGCTGGGCCATCACCTGGGCTACCCGGAGGGTGCTGAGCGCCCCGAGAATGCCACCAACCAGCGCAACGGCTCCAGCGCCAGACGGTGCTTACCGACACGGGACCGCTGCGCCTGGCGATCCCGCGCGACCGCGACGGCAGCTTCGCGCCCATCCTGATTCCCAAGCACGACCGGCGTTTCACTGGCTTTGACGACAAGATCATCGCCATGTATGCCCGCGGCATGACGGTGCGCGAGATCCAGGCGTTTCTGGTCGAGCAGTACGGCACCGAGGTGTCGCCTGCGTTCATCAGCTCGGTAACGGATGCGGTCATGGAGGAAGTCACCGCCTGGCAGGCCCGCCCGTTAGAGGTCATGTACCCAGTGGTGTTCTTCGACGCGCTGCGGGTCAAGATGCGCGAGGATGGCGTCGTGCGCAGCAAGGCGGTCTATCTGGCGCTGGGCGTGCTGCCCGATGGCACGCGTGACATCCTGGGCCTCTGGATCGAGACCACCGAAGGGGCGAAGTTCTGGATGAAGGTGTTCAACGACCTGAAAACGCGAGGCACCCAAGACATC encodes:
- a CDS encoding nitrate transporter (involved in the transport of nitrate and nitrite~K02575: NRT, narK, nrtP, nasA; MFS transporter, NNP family, nitrate/nitrite transporter) yields the protein MSSSVLTRWEPENKAFWQSQGERIAYRNLWISIPALMLAFVVWMLWSVVAVNLDRAGFQFTKNQLFWLTALPALSGATLRIFYSFLVPVFGGRRFTAISTALLLIPALGMGFALHDPSSGYPTLLVLALLCGLGGANFSSSMANISFFFPKAKKGLATGLNAGIGNLGVSVVQFVTPLVVSVAVFGALGGEPQQYQANGATQDLWLQNAGFIWVPFIIVSALAAWFGMHDIADAKASFAEQAVIFKRKHNWLMCWLYVGTFGSFIGFSAGLALLTKSQFPGVNPTAYAFLGPLVGALTRPVGGWISDKLGGARVTLWTFVGMIAAVFAVLAALPHDGAGGNFTFFLAAFIALFALTGIGNGSTFRMIPVIFLTERQRAAAGKGDAAQRQALQEAGKESAAVLGFSGAIGAYGGFFIPKSFGTSLELTGAPDAALYCFIAFYVSCMLVTWWHYARRNAPMPC
- the narZ gene encoding nitrate reductase A subunit alpha (with NarYV catalyzes the reduction of nitrate; the beta subunit is an iron sulfur cluster containing electron transfer subunit; one of 3 nitrate reductases in E. coli; expression of nitrate reductase Z is not dependent on nitrate levels~K00370: narG; nitrate reductase alpha subunit [EC:1.7.99.4]), giving the protein MSHFLDRLKFMSRVKSTYADGHGAVVNEDRKWEDGYRSRWQHDKIVRSTHGVNCTGSCSWKVYVKNGLITWETQQTDYPRTRPDLPNHEPRGCPRGASYSWYVYSAQRVKYPMIRGRLMEMWREARKTMDAIAAWESISQDPKKAARYKSVRGQGGFVRADWNTATEIIAAANAFTVKKFGPDRVIGFSPIPAMSMVSYAAGARYLSLLGGACLSFYDWYCDLPPASPQVWGEQTDVPESADWYNSTYLMVWGSNVPQTRTPDAHFYTEVRYKGTKTVAVSSDFGEMVKFGDIWLAPKQGTDAALAMAMGHVVLKEFHASGRSAYFRDYVKQYTDMPMLVLLRDNQGTLVPDHFLRASHLADNLGEANHPEWKTLLVDDATGEIVAPNGSIGFRWGEGAHNGGEKVGRWNLEMKDGGSGRAVEPRLSLLGKEDEVVEVGFPYFGGEHDELLRRRVPARRLTLADGSTALVATVYDLQMANYGVDQGLGGPNVAASYDDDVPYTPAWQEKHTSVPARLVTQVAREFADNADRTQGKSMVIVGAALNHWYHNDMIYRGIINLLMMCGCIGKSGGGWAHYVGQEKLRPQFGWAPLAFGLDWSRPPRQMNGTSFFYNHTSQWRHEKLGVDEILSPTADRKRYDGLSLLDLNARSERMGWLPSAPQLGTNPLDVVDAAERAGQDPVAYTVEQLKSGKLQFACDDPDNPANFPRNMFVWRSNILGSSGKGHEYFLKYLLGTQNAVFGDEDDAIKPSEVNVRPAAEGKLDLLTVLDFRMSTTCLYGDIVLPTATWYEKDDLNTSDMHPFIHPLSEAVQPLWESKTDWEIYKAIAKKFSEIAGPYLGTRKDLVCTPLLHDTPGELGQPFEPKDWKAGECDLIPGKTAPSMTVVERNYADIYKKFTSIGPLLDKLGNGGKGINWNTQHEVKEIGQLSHTVKEPGVSQGRPRLESAIDAAEMILTFAPETNGHVAVKAWEALSKITGRDHTHLAEGREHDKIRFRDVQAQPRKIISAPTWSGLESEEVSYNAGYTNVHELIPWRTLTGRQQFWQDHRWMLDFGEGACVYKPAIDTKTVAPMLGKKPNGNPELVLNWITPHQKWGIHSTYSDNLRMLTLSRGGPHVWISEVEAKANGIRDNDWVEVFNVNGTLTARVVVSQRVPKGMCLMYHAQEKIVNVPGAEMSGMRGGIHNSVTRAVTKPTHMIGGYAQLAYGFNYYGTVGSNRDEFVILRKMKKVDWLEGPLVESNKEGATQ
- a CDS encoding major facilitator transporter (K02575: NRT, narK, nrtP, nasA; MFS transporter, NNP family, nitrate/nitrite transporter), with translation MATQPRAPEPVPPGAAITLASSTFAFTICFAVWMLFAVLGIPLKQELGLNDTEFGLLAATPVLSGSLIRVPLGIWTDRYGGRIVFFVLMLATVIPIWLISYAHSLWQLLVLGLFVGLAGGSFSVGTPYVARWFPRSRQGLAMGIFGAGNSGAALTKFVAPAMILAAGTWAAVPRVYSVAMLITAVLFWVFSRSNPAHLVKSSVGWREQLAVMRDPRVWRYSQYYSVVFGGYVGLSLWMTKYYIGEYGFDIKTAAFLAACFSLPGGVLRAIGGWISDRYGAHRTTWWVMWVSWVGFFLLSYPQTDFIIQTISGPQAFRIALTPTVFTFLLFVVGIAFAIGKASVFKFISNDFTHNIGAVSGVVGLAGGLGGFVLPILFGMLADLTGVRSSCFMLMYGTVCVSLVWMHYSQRGERRRKEQAVGLTQAA